A region of Vitis riparia cultivar Riparia Gloire de Montpellier isolate 1030 chromosome 12, EGFV_Vit.rip_1.0, whole genome shotgun sequence DNA encodes the following proteins:
- the LOC117926310 gene encoding probable disease resistance protein At4g19060, whose translation MEELLEFLMDKCSKGLEEAKEKCVDPSLKHELESIQGVLGLPKSENSSSTPLKLKDESVMKDKLYDLISTLTDITVSHTHNRPVRIICSPLQIRSRRKTQKRHLGLIKAALQDQLGQGQGPTDGSPDSKEEDGRLGTCFTCWISKIMTVPKGTKNNSPNQKGANGAGSDPPGKGTNDPSSNEKKDECSGPKTSPEIERDNILDFEDKRQEIEDCLNVQNRGGHIEIGIVGMCGTGKTTLAQLVYDSKKVIEEFEHRIWVNLPHKLKSNDDTYFEKILSVILKQCGEEAQYKKQQLLRIIRNRLLGKSYLLVLDGVWNADMDWYFELGKALDWHYKDGDFGNDGSKSAVIITARLEEPAKTMVGISALHHIHPQDLKDTCWSIFINQVKREIREDDPILLELGKDTQLSNDIKEQCDGLPLAAVTLATIIPDLIRQQKEQGAAAQPGSSVEVPA comes from the exons atggaagaattgTTGGAGTTTTTGATGGACAAGTGTAGCAAGGGATTAGAAGAAGCAAAGGAGAAATGCGTCGATCCCTCTCTGAAACATGAATTAGAAAGTATTCAAGGCGTTTTGGGTTTGCCGAAATCGGAGAACAGCTCATCCACACCGCTCAAATTGAAGGATGAAAGCGTAATGAAGGATAAACTCTACGACCTCATCTCCACGCTCACTGACATCACCGTATCCCACACCCACAACCGCCCTGTCCGAATTATCTGCTCTCCGCTTCAGATCCGTTCTCGCCGCAAAACCCAGAAGAGACATCTCGGGCTAATTAAGGCCGCCCTCCAGGATCAGCTGGGTCAAGGTCAAGGACCCACCGACGGCTCACCCGATAGCAAGGAAGAAGATGGCCGATTGGGTACCTGCTTCACATGCTGGATCAGTAAAATTATGACCGTCCCAAAAGGAACCAAGAACAACTCACCGAATCAAAAGGGAGCAAATGGTGCAGGGTCAGATCCCCCCGGTAAAGGAACCAACGACCCCTCATCTAATGAAAAGAAAGACGAATGTTCTGGCCCAAAGACTTCGCCAGAAATTGAACGGGATAATATTCTGGACTTCGAAGATAAGCGGCAAGAGATTGAAGACTGCCTTAATGTCCAAAATAGAGGAGGCCACATTGAAATTGGGATTGTTGGGATGTGTGGTACCGGTAAAACTACTCTCGCACAATTGGTTTACGACAGCAAGAAAGTGATTGAAGAGTTTGAACACCGAATTTGGGTCAACTTGCCCcataaattgaaatcaaatgACGACACATACTTTGAGAAGATTTTGAGTGTCATTTTGAAGCAGTGTGGCGAAGAAGCCCAGTATAAAAAACAGCAGCTGTTGCGCATTATTCGCAACCGTCTGCTGGGGAAGAGCTACTTGCTTGTTCTGGATGGCGTGTGGAATGCAGACATGGATTGGTATTTCGAGTTAGGCAAGGCATTGGACTGGCACTACAAGGATGGTGATTTTGGCAATGATGGGAGTAAGAGTGCCGTCATCATCACCGCTAGACTGGAGGAGCCGGCAAAAACAATGGTGGGAATTTCTGCTTTGCACCATATCCACCCGCAAGACTTGAAGGATACTTGTTGGTCCATATTCATTAATCAAGTTAAGCGAGAGATTCGAGAGGATGATCCGATCTTGCTAGAATTGGGGAAGGATACTCAATTGAGCAATGATATTAAGGAGCAGTGTGATGGCCTCCCATTAGCCGCAGTGACATTGGCAACAATCATTCCCGACCTAATCCGCCAGCAAAA GGAGCAGGGTGCAGCAGCCCAGCCAGGGTCTTCTGTGGAGGTCCCCGCATGA
- the LOC117926479 gene encoding endoplasmic reticulum-Golgi intermediate compartment protein 3: MGVKQFIKSLHAFPRAEEHLLQKTQSGAVVSIIGLVIMATLFLHELRYYLTTYTVHQMSVDLKRGETLPIHINMTFPSLPCDVLSVDAIDMSGKHEVDLDTNIWKLRLNRDGFIIGTEYLSDLVEKEHADHKHDHNKDHHGDSDQKLHAHSFDQDAENMVKKVKQALADGEGCRVYGVLDVQRVAGNFHISVHGLNIFVAQMIFDGAIHVNVSHIIHDLSFGPKYPGLHNPLDGTVRILRGASGTFKYYIKIVPTEYRYISKEVLPTNQFSVMEYFSPMNEFDRTWPAVYFLYDLSPVTVTIKEERRSFLHFITRLCAVLGGTFALTGMLDRWMYRFLEMLTKPNAKSVYR, encoded by the exons ATGGGTGtgaaacaatttataaagagCCTCCATGCCTTTCCTCGTGCAGAAGAACACTTGTTGCAGAAGACCCAATCTGGAGCAGTTG TCTCCATCATTGGTTTAGTCATAATGGCTACATTGTTCTTGCACGAGCTGAGATATTATCTTACTACTTATACAGTTCATCAG ATGTCTGTAGACTTGAAACGTGGAGAAACTCTTCCAATCCACATAAATATGACCTTTCCTTCTTTACCTTGTGATG TCTTAAGCGTAGATGCCATTGATATGTCGGGCAAGCATGAAGTGGATCTTGATACAAACATATGGAAA CTTCGCCTGAATAGAGATGGCTTTATCATTGGTACTGAGTACTTGTCTGATCTTGTGGAAAAGGAACATGCTGATCACAAACATG ATCACAATAAAGATCATCATGGGGATTCAGATCAGAAGCTGCATGCACATAGTTTTGATCAAGATGCTGAAAATATGGTCAAGAAGGTGAAACAAGCATTAGCAGATGGGGAAGGATGCCGG GTTTATGGGGTTTTGGATGTCCAAAGGGTAGCTGGGAACTTCCATATTTCGGTTCACggattaaatatttttgttgctCAAATG ATTTTTGATGGAGCTATTCATGTGAATGTAAGTCACATCATTCATGATTTGTCATTTGGGCCAAAATATCCAGGACTCCATAATCCACTTGATGGGACGGTGCGGATTCTGCGTGGGGCAAGTGGAACattcaaatattacataaaG ATTGTTCCAACTGAATACAGATATATTTCCAAAGAAGTTTTACCAACTAATCAATTCTCTGTCATGGAATATTTTTCCCCCATGAATGAGTTTGATAGAACTTGGCCAG CTGTTTACTTCCTGTACGATCTATCACCGGTTACTGTGACAATCAAAGAAGAACGTCGCAGTTTTCTTCACTTCATTACTCGGCTTTGTGCGGTATTAGGTGGTACTTTTGCTTTAACAG GAATGCTGGATCGTTGGATGTACAGGTTTCTTGAGATGCTGACAAAACCAAATGCAAAAAGTGTTTATAGATAA